The following proteins are co-located in the Elusimicrobiota bacterium genome:
- a CDS encoding TolC family protein, with the protein MKNLFVGLLPLFIFQVVRADEPSCPSFASPQDVLACVQKNHPDVLRAEAEAANLDAFDAFARQRPNPELDAEAVSNSEEDEAALSAEAAYLHTFEMGGKRRHRLDRARAQKEAVIARVQKTREEVTLSAVLNLYRLRHLQDELHAVEEAQNTFGTIIGQYKNRRQLSPEQQVSLNVFLLAQSDYTLRKSRLLQEQRALKRYFDLATGADFPTILKALPEPKTTWPGLTAAPTIAGALRKEAQADLALAQAELALADSDARPDLKLGPKVGMESGRGRKNRSLGGALSLDLPLYQQNQGARALARTEARRAEVNLAQRDRELSTQWQTWFEIYQDAVASLRGMPTLEQMEKKHQGMESLFERGLVQSALVIEAHRQMTDFAESLNAQELRALEALWSIYVLEGSALQEGL; encoded by the coding sequence ATGAAAAATTTATTCGTCGGGCTTCTGCCCTTGTTCATATTCCAGGTCGTCCGCGCGGACGAGCCCTCGTGTCCGTCCTTCGCCTCACCCCAGGACGTCCTGGCGTGCGTCCAGAAAAACCACCCGGACGTTCTCCGCGCCGAGGCCGAGGCCGCCAACCTCGATGCTTTCGATGCCTTCGCCCGCCAGCGTCCCAACCCCGAGCTCGACGCGGAGGCCGTGTCCAACAGTGAAGAGGATGAGGCCGCCCTTTCCGCCGAAGCCGCTTACCTCCATACCTTCGAAATGGGCGGAAAACGCCGACATCGTCTGGATCGCGCCAGGGCGCAAAAAGAAGCGGTGATCGCGCGGGTGCAGAAGACGCGGGAGGAGGTGACCCTTTCCGCCGTCCTCAACCTCTATCGTCTCAGGCATCTCCAGGACGAGCTCCACGCCGTGGAGGAGGCCCAGAACACCTTCGGCACCATCATCGGCCAATACAAAAACCGCCGCCAGCTCTCGCCCGAACAGCAAGTTTCGCTCAACGTCTTCCTCCTTGCGCAGAGCGACTACACCCTGCGCAAATCCCGGCTCCTGCAGGAGCAGCGGGCCTTGAAGCGGTATTTCGATCTCGCCACCGGCGCCGACTTCCCCACGATCCTCAAGGCCCTCCCCGAGCCCAAGACCACATGGCCCGGTCTTACCGCCGCACCGACGATTGCCGGGGCGCTCCGCAAGGAGGCTCAGGCCGACCTCGCCCTCGCCCAAGCTGAATTGGCCCTGGCCGACAGCGACGCCCGGCCCGATCTCAAGCTCGGTCCCAAGGTGGGGATGGAATCCGGACGCGGCCGGAAGAATCGGTCCTTGGGCGGCGCGCTCTCCCTGGACCTTCCTCTTTATCAACAGAACCAGGGTGCCCGCGCCTTGGCGCGCACCGAGGCCCGTCGCGCCGAAGTCAACCTGGCCCAACGCGATCGCGAACTCTCCACGCAATGGCAAACCTGGTTTGAGATCTATCAAGACGCCGTCGCCTCCCTGCGTGGCATGCCCACGCTGGAGCAGATGGAGAAGAAGCACCAGGGCATGGAGAGCCTTTTCGAGCGGGGCCTCGTCCAAAGCGCCCTCGTCATCGAGGCCCACCGCCAAATGACCGACTTCGCCGAAAGCCTCAACGCTCAGGAGCTCCGCGCCCTGGAAGCTCTCTGGTCCATCTACGTTTTGGAAGGCAGTGCCCTTCAGGAGGGACTATGA
- a CDS encoding efflux RND transporter permease subunit has product MIEKLVRFSVNNRGLVFALALILAGLGWTSFQALPIDAVPDITNNQVQVNTAVEGLTPEEIERYITVPIENGMGGLADLVQTRSISRFGLSQVTLVFEDWVDIYRARQMVSERLQGVVPELPEGIQPGLGPVTTGLGEVYFYTLQASTPAVGAARVAQLMELKSVQDWYVKPRLLTVPGVAEVNSIGGFEKQFHVQPNIRQMAQYGLHFNDLIGALENTNRNVGGGYIQQTGEQFLVQATGLLKDAEDIRHAPIKSLESLKTIRIGDVAQVQLATELRTEPRS; this is encoded by the coding sequence ATGATCGAAAAACTCGTCAGATTTTCCGTCAATAACCGGGGCCTTGTCTTTGCTTTGGCCCTCATCCTCGCGGGCCTGGGGTGGACCAGCTTCCAAGCTCTGCCCATCGACGCCGTGCCCGATATTACCAACAATCAGGTCCAGGTCAACACCGCCGTCGAGGGCCTCACCCCCGAGGAGATCGAGCGCTATATCACGGTTCCCATCGAGAACGGCATGGGCGGCCTGGCGGACCTCGTTCAGACCCGCTCCATCTCCCGGTTCGGCCTCTCCCAAGTCACGCTGGTCTTCGAGGACTGGGTGGATATTTACCGTGCACGCCAGATGGTTTCGGAACGCCTCCAAGGCGTTGTCCCCGAACTCCCGGAAGGCATCCAGCCGGGCCTTGGCCCCGTCACCACGGGTCTGGGCGAGGTGTACTTCTACACCCTTCAGGCCTCCACGCCCGCCGTTGGCGCCGCCCGTGTCGCTCAGCTCATGGAACTCAAGAGCGTCCAAGACTGGTACGTGAAACCCCGTCTCCTCACGGTGCCCGGTGTTGCCGAGGTCAACAGCATCGGCGGTTTCGAGAAACAGTTTCACGTCCAACCCAACATCCGCCAAATGGCGCAATACGGCCTCCACTTCAACGACCTCATCGGGGCCCTGGAGAACACAAACCGCAACGTGGGCGGCGGTTACATCCAGCAGACGGGTGAGCAGTTCCTCGTCCAAGCCACCGGCCTCCTTAAGGACGCGGAAGACATTCGCCATGCACCCATCAAGTCTCTGGAGTCCCTCAAGACGATCCGCATCGGCGATGTGGCCCAGGTCCAACTGGCCACGGAACTCCGCACCGAGCCGCGCTCGTGA